The Acidobacteriota bacterium nucleotide sequence GATTCCGCCGCTTGATTATCAATGGCTGTATCACGAGCGCGTCATCCGCAGCGTCGCCAACAACACGCGGCAGGATGGCGCAGATTTTTTGCGCGTGGCGGCAGAGATTCCGCTGCGCCCGCAAGTCGAATTGTTCCCGCTGGCCGAAACCAATCGCGCCTTGAACGCGCTTAAACACGACGCGATTCGCGGGGCAGCGGTCATTCAAATCTGACCTGGGTACGCACCGCTTCCAGCGTGCAGGCTTGGCGAGTGGCGCAGTGGAATTCATTGCGTCTTTGAATCAGTCCCGCACGCTGGAAGCGGTGCGTACCCAGGCTGCAAACCCAAATGGAACTTTCCTATCTCTTTCAACAACTCGGCATCGCGCTCGGCCTGGGGCTGCTGGTCGGCCTGCAACGCGAAAGCGCCGCGTCATCATTGGGCGGCGTGCGCACCTTTCCGCTCGTGACGTTGTTTGGCGCGCTCTGCGGACTGTTGGCGTTGCCTTACGGCGGCTGGATCATCGGCTTCGGCTTACTCGCGCTGACCGGCTTGATCGCGCTGGGCAAGCAGGCGGAGTTGCATAAGCAAAAGCCGGATTCCGGCCTCACGACCGAAGCCGCGATGCTGCTGATGTTCGCGGTCGGCGCGTATCTCATCAGCGGCCAACGCGCCATCGCCATCACCGTCGGCGGTTGTGTCGCGGTGCTGCTGCATTACAAAGGCCAATTGCATAACGCCGTCGCCCATCTGGACGAGAACGATCTCAAGGCGATTATGCAATTCGCCCTGCTCTCGCTGGTCATCCTGCCGGTGTTGCCCAATCGCACCTATGGGCCTTATGCCGTGCTCAACCCGCGCCAGATCTGGTGGATGGTGGTGCTGATCGTCGGCATCAGCCTGGGCGGCTACATCGTCTACAAATTCTTCGGCACCCAGGCGGGCATCCTGTTGGGCGGCATTCTGGGCGGAATGATTTCGAGCACGGCGACGACGGTCAGCTATGCCAAACGCACGCGCGCCACGCCGAATCTGGCGAATCTGGCGGCCATTGTGGTGATGATCGCGTCGGCAGTCGTGTATGCGCGCTTGCAGTTGGAGATTGCCGCCGTCGCTCCGCAGTTCCTAAGCGCGGCAGCAGTGCCGCTCTCGGCGATGCTGGTCGTTCTGGGGCTTTGTTCAGCCGCGCTTTGGTTTCTCAATCGTAACGAAGCCAGCGAGATGCCGACGCAGGAAAACCCTTCGGAATTGAAATCGGCGCTATTTTTTGGGCTTCTATATGCCGCGATTCTTTTTGCCGTCGCCGCTGTCAAACAGCACTTCGGCAATCGCGGCCTGTACGTCGTCGCCGTGCTTTCTGGCTTGACCGATGTGGATGCGATTACGCTTTCGACTGCACAACTGGTACACACGGCGCGCATGGGCGCGGAGGAAGGCTGGAAGATCATTCTGACCGCGACGCTTTCCAACTTGGTTTTCAAAGCAGGCTCTGTTGCCGTGTTAGGCAGCCGTGCCTTGCTGTTGAAAGTCGCCGTTTGTTATGGCGTCGTAATGGTGGCCGGGATATTGCTGCTGTTTCTGCGCTAAGTCACAAAATCTATTCAAGCCCAGCCACAGAGGCACAGAGCTTTTATGACTGTCGCAAGCTTCATTGCACAGACAGAAAGTCGTTTCTGCCAACCTCTCAATACATCTCGCGCCTGGCTCTGTGACTCCGTGCCTCTGTGGCAATCATCTCTGTCATTGCGCGCCTGTTGGCTGAACAAACGGTTGACAGCCTTCGGCGCAACCCCCTACCATCTCGCTTCGTTCGCACAGTGTTCTTGCAAGGATTGAGTTGTCACGCTCACCTTCCGCGCCCGCCCAAACCAAGCGCAGCGAACTCACTCCGAACGAAGATCCCAATCAAATACGAAGTAGAAGGAGCAATGAAAAAACTAGCCAAAAGACGTGTAGGCATTCTCGGCGCGACCGGCACCGTCGGTCAGCGCGTGATCCATATGTTGCGCAATCACCCATATTTCACGGTGACTGCGTTGGCCGCTTCCGACCGCAGCGAGGGTAAGCGTTTCGCGGACGTGTGCAAGTGGAAGCTGCCTTTTGAGATGCCTGACGCCGTAAAGGATATTAAGGTTTTCGGCTGCAAACCGCCGCTTGATTGCGACGTAATCATTTCCAGCCTGCCCTCTGATATCGCGGTCGAAGCCGAAAGCGCATTCGCTGCTGCGGGCTATCCGGTCATCAGCAATTCGTCTTCGTACCGCATGCCCGACGACGTGCCACTGGTCGTGCCGGAGATCAACCCCGACCACCTCGACATCATTCCGTATCAACAAAAGAAACGCGGCTATGGCAAAGGCTACCTCGTGACCAATCCGAACTGCACAACTATCGGTTTGGTGATGATGCTCGCGCCTTTGCACAAAGCGTTCGGCGTGGAAGCCGTGATGATGACTTCGATGCAAGCGATTTCCGGTGCGGGCTACCCCGGCGAGCCTTCGATGGACATCATTGACAACGTCATCCCGCACATCGGCGGCGAAGAAGAAAAGGTCGAAATGGAGCCGCAAAAGATTCTGGGCAAACTGACGCGCACCAAGATCGTCTCCGCGCCCTTCCTGGTCAGCGCGCAATGCAACCGCGTGGCCGTACAGGACGGCCACCTCGAATCCGTGCGCATCAAGCTGAAAAAGAAAGCCACCGTCGAACAGGTCATTGCGGCTTTGGAATCGTTTACCGGCTTGCCGCAGGAATTGAAACTGCCGACCGCTCCGGCACGCCCGATCATCGTGCGCAGCGAAAAAGACCGCCCGCAACCGCGCCTGGATCGTGACGCTGGCAATGGCATGGCGACGGTCGTAGGCCGCATCAGCAAAGACACGATCTTCGATTTCAAGCTGACGCTGATCAGCCACAACACCGTGCGTGGCGCGGCGGGAGCGGCGTTGTTGAACGCGGAGTTGCTGGTCGCCAAAGGGCTGTTATAAATACCTTGCACAATGACTGAGGTTTTATGCCGGGTTTCAGAGAAGTACTGGCTAGCTTGGTATTGTTCGCATCCGGTTGGATTGCGATCACTCCTTATCTTGTTTTTCTGACCCGCGCGTATAAAGCCTACAAAGGTAATCCCGACACTAGCGGATATGCCTTTTTGCCCGAAATCATCATGCCCTTGATTGTCCTGGGCATTTCTTATCCGTTGTATGCGAAATTCCCTTGGGCGAGAAGTTGCGCACTTATCATTGTTCTCATTGATTTGAGCTTCGTTACGCTCGCCTTTGTTTGGACGTGGTTGACCCAACGTTTCGACAAACAGCGAACGTAGAAGTCCTTCAACATGCTTATCGTTATGAAATTCGGCGGCACTTCCGTTGGCAGTGCCGAACGCATCGCCCAAGCCGCAGACCTCGCCGTCCGCAGCGCCCGGCAAGGCCACCAGGTCGTCGTCGTCACCTCAGCGATGAGCGGCGTCACCAATAAGCTAATCGCTGCGGCGGAAAATGCCGCCCAGGGCCATTGGCACAAAACGGTCAGCGATGAGCTTTACGAACCGCATCGCCAGGCCGCGCACATCCTGATGCCCGATGA carries:
- the asd gene encoding aspartate-semialdehyde dehydrogenase, with product MKKLAKRRVGILGATGTVGQRVIHMLRNHPYFTVTALAASDRSEGKRFADVCKWKLPFEMPDAVKDIKVFGCKPPLDCDVIISSLPSDIAVEAESAFAAAGYPVISNSSSYRMPDDVPLVVPEINPDHLDIIPYQQKKRGYGKGYLVTNPNCTTIGLVMMLAPLHKAFGVEAVMMTSMQAISGAGYPGEPSMDIIDNVIPHIGGEEEKVEMEPQKILGKLTRTKIVSAPFLVSAQCNRVAVQDGHLESVRIKLKKKATVEQVIAALESFTGLPQELKLPTAPARPIIVRSEKDRPQPRLDRDAGNGMATVVGRISKDTIFDFKLTLISHNTVRGAAGAALLNAELLVAKGLL
- a CDS encoding MgtC/SapB family protein, which translates into the protein MELSYLFQQLGIALGLGLLVGLQRESAASSLGGVRTFPLVTLFGALCGLLALPYGGWIIGFGLLALTGLIALGKQAELHKQKPDSGLTTEAAMLLMFAVGAYLISGQRAIAITVGGCVAVLLHYKGQLHNAVAHLDENDLKAIMQFALLSLVILPVLPNRTYGPYAVLNPRQIWWMVVLIVGISLGGYIVYKFFGTQAGILLGGILGGMISSTATTVSYAKRTRATPNLANLAAIVVMIASAVVYARLQLEIAAVAPQFLSAAAVPLSAMLVVLGLCSAALWFLNRNEASEMPTQENPSELKSALFFGLLYAAILFAVAAVKQHFGNRGLYVVAVLSGLTDVDAITLSTAQLVHTARMGAEEGWKIILTATLSNLVFKAGSVAVLGSRALLLKVAVCYGVVMVAGILLLFLR